The sequence ACCGTGAAGGTGCGCGCAGTGGCCGACGATTGCCCCAAGGAACCATTGATGACGCCGTCCTCTCTGCGTGAAGAGCTCAAGAAAACGGGGCCGTTCGAATCCCTCGAACAAGAAGCCATGCTGGGTATTCTCCGTACCAGCGATTTGCTCGAAAATCGCCTCGCCCGACTTCTTCGAAAGTATGGGCTCACGCCGTCGCAATACAATGCGATGCGCATCATGCGAGGCGAAGGCGTTCCGATGCCGTGTCTGGAAGTTGCGGATCGGATGATCCAGGTGTCGCCGGCGATCACGCGTGTGGTCGACCAATTGTTGAACCGCGAATTGATCCACAAGCAACAATCCAGCGAAGACCGCCGAGTGTATTTGGTTGGTTTGACCGAGGAAGGCCTTGCTCTGGTCTGTAAATTGGACGAGCCAATTCAGGATTTGCATCGTGAATTGTTGGGGCACGTCAGCGTCGAAGACCTTCAGTCGCTCAATCGAATTCTGCAAATCGCACGAGACCAAGCGTCTGAGTAGTCTTGCTTCGATGTGCGGCGGGTGTGTTGGAAACGCCCGAACGCAGCCACCTCTGATAAAGTTTCAGGAATGAGTGGCGGTTCTCTGTTGGAGTCGCAACTGTTTCCAAGGTGCGGTGGGTTGTGTCACGATGTGGCATCCATGCAATCGTGCCGCTGATTTTGAACAACATGACTGAACGACTCGATCCTGACGAAACGCAGACTCGGATTGCCAAGCTGATTGCCGATGCGCGTTCGGGCGACCAGAACGCGTTGGGGGAATTGCTGGACAGTTACCGCAAATTCGTCAAGTTTTTGGCTCGTTCGGGTTTGCATCATCACTTGCGAGGCAAAGCCGATCCGTCGGATTTGGCTCAAGAGGTTTGCATCGCCGCGCACGGGAACATGGCCGATTTTCGAGGTCAAACCCCGGAGGAATTCGCGGGTTGGTTGCGAGGCATCCTGCAGAACATCTTGGCGATGCACTTGCGAAAGTATTTGGGAACACAGAAACGAGATCCACGACTGGAGCAAAATTTGAATGCGAGCTTGGTGAACGCATCGGGGTTCTTGCAGTCGAAGATTGCCGCGGATGTGACATCGCCGAGCCAGCATTTCGCTCGCAACGAAGCGTTTTTGCAATTGGCGGAAGCACTTGAGTCGTTGCCGGAACACTATCGCGAGGTGATTGTTCTGCGTCACGTCGAAGGGATGTCTTTCGCGGATGTCGCCAAGACGATGGGGAAGAGTGTGGACAGTGTCGAAAAACTTTGGGTTCGTGGACTCGCGAAATTGCGAACCATCATGACCTGAGTGGATTGAGATGGGCCACTGACGATCAACGCAACGAAGAGGGAAACATGGCCACTTTCGATGAAACCAATGACAACGGCGTGGTCGCTGCGGTCAAGGATTACATGCGGTTGCTCGACAGCGGAAAAGCTCCTTCGATCGATGCGTTTCTAGCCGAGCACGCTCCCATCGAAACGGAGCTGCGACCGGCTTTGGAAGGTCTCGCAATGTTGCACGGCGTGGGTGCACCGTCGGAGCCATCCGCGACCGCGGTCGGTCCCGATGCCGAATTCACCGCGAAACCCATTGGCGATTTTCAAATCGTGGGTGAATTGGGACGCGGAGGAATGGGGGTCGTCTACGAAGCCATCCAGCTCTCGCTCGGTCGCAAGGTGGCACTTAAAGTGCTGCCGTTCGCGAGCGGTTTGGACGAAGTTCGACTGCAGCGGTTTCGCAATGAAGCTCATGCGGCGGCGGCCCTGCATCACACCAACATTGTTCCGGTGTACGCGGTCGGTAGCGATCGTGGTGTGCACTACTACGCGATGCAAATGATTGATGGTCGCACGCTGGCCGACGTGATCGATGAGCTGCGGCAGGCGGATAAAAATGGGACGTCGGACGACACGGAACCATCGCGTGGAAAGATCGAGGCTGCTCCAACTCGGTTGAACAACACGACCGCGATGGGCACATCGATGGGACGACGGCGGCACTACGAGTCCGCTGTTCGAATGGCCCACGAAGCCGCGATCGCGATCGAGCATGCTCACCAATACGGTGTGATCCACCGTGACATCAAGCCAGGCAACTTGTTGATCGATGGCGCCGGCAAGGTGTGGGTCACCGATTTTGGTCTGGCTCATATCGAATCGGACACAAACAATCTGACTCGGACCGGCGACCCGATGGGGACGTTGCGGTACGCCTCGCCAGAACAGGCTTCCGGCAATCGGATGATCTTGGATCACCGTACCGACGTCTATTCGTTTGGAGTGACACTCTATGAGTTATTGACGTTGCAACCCGCCATCCAAGGCGAAGGTTTTCGCGAATTGCTCAACGCGGTGATTGAGGTCGACCCGCCATCGCCGATGTCAATCGCACCGGATTTACCCACTGAGTTGGATACGATCGTTCGCAAAGCCATCGCGAAGCAACCGTCTGAACGCTACGCGACGATGAAGGCTCTCGCGGATGATTTGCAATGTTGGTTGGATGACAAACCGATCCAGGCCAAACCGCCGACGGCACTCGAACGGTTGGCCAAATGGCGTCGCCGCAACAGTGGTTTGGTGGCGGCTGCCTTTGGAATGTTGTTGATCGCTTCGGTCGCTTTGTTGGTGACTGCGTTGCTCGTTTGGGGAGAACAACGGCAAACCCAATTGGCTCTCGATCGCGAAACACAGCAACGGGAATTGGCTGAGGAAAGCTTTCGGCAAGCTCGTGCGGCGGTCGACGCTTTCAGTGAGCTGAGTGAAAGCGAATTGGCCTATCGAGCGGGGCTTCAGGACCTACGTCGGACTTTCCTCGAGACGTCTTTGTCGTTTTATCGTGACTTCTTGGAGCTGCGTGCTGACGATCCGGCTTTGAAAAGCGAATTGGCGAAGACCTCCGCTCGTGTGGAAGCCATGGTCGAGGAACTGCAGTTGCTCGAGAACATTGGACCGTTGTTGCAGCTCTTGGAAGATAGCGTTCAGAAAGAATTGCAGATCGATCGTGAAAAGGCGGACGCGATCACCGATGCCGTCAAAATGCTTCAGTCCGAACGACATTCCTTGGCGAACGAAAACCCAGGCAACCTGTCCATTGAAAACGCAGACATGACAGCGTTGCTGGAATCGTTCGATTCGTTTTTGAAG is a genomic window of Rhodopirellula bahusiensis containing:
- a CDS encoding serine/threonine protein kinase, which produces MATFDETNDNGVVAAVKDYMRLLDSGKAPSIDAFLAEHAPIETELRPALEGLAMLHGVGAPSEPSATAVGPDAEFTAKPIGDFQIVGELGRGGMGVVYEAIQLSLGRKVALKVLPFASGLDEVRLQRFRNEAHAAAALHHTNIVPVYAVGSDRGVHYYAMQMIDGRTLADVIDELRQADKNGTSDDTEPSRGKIEAAPTRLNNTTAMGTSMGRRRHYESAVRMAHEAAIAIEHAHQYGVIHRDIKPGNLLIDGAGKVWVTDFGLAHIESDTNNLTRTGDPMGTLRYASPEQASGNRMILDHRTDVYSFGVTLYELLTLQPAIQGEGFRELLNAVIEVDPPSPMSIAPDLPTELDTIVRKAIAKQPSERYATMKALADDLQCWLDDKPIQAKPPTALERLAKWRRRNSGLVAAAFGMLLIASVALLVTALLVWGEQRQTQLALDRETQQRELAEESFRQARAAVDAFSELSESELAYRAGLQDLRRTFLETSLSFYRDFLELRADDPALKSELAKTSARVEAMVEELQLLENIGPLLQLLEDSVQKELQIDREKADAITDAVKMLQSERHSLANENPGNLSIENADMTALLESFDSFLKQQLSPEQIERLQQIARQRRLPFTFKSSEVVAALELTREQRARIDQIIEETRPSRRGGGDGDRGPRDRENGRRGPGPGGLEFGMRGRFDGDRSPDGNGSRGGRPPEFGRPPEMNGPPEFGGPPGMKGPSGFNGPPHDMWNSEGTHYTVEKILEILTPEQREKWNELIGEAFVQ
- a CDS encoding sigma-70 family RNA polymerase sigma factor gives rise to the protein MTERLDPDETQTRIAKLIADARSGDQNALGELLDSYRKFVKFLARSGLHHHLRGKADPSDLAQEVCIAAHGNMADFRGQTPEEFAGWLRGILQNILAMHLRKYLGTQKRDPRLEQNLNASLVNASGFLQSKIAADVTSPSQHFARNEAFLQLAEALESLPEHYREVIVLRHVEGMSFADVAKTMGKSVDSVEKLWVRGLAKLRTIMT
- a CDS encoding MarR family winged helix-turn-helix transcriptional regulator; translated protein: MREELKKTGPFESLEQEAMLGILRTSDLLENRLARLLRKYGLTPSQYNAMRIMRGEGVPMPCLEVADRMIQVSPAITRVVDQLLNRELIHKQQSSEDRRVYLVGLTEEGLALVCKLDEPIQDLHRELLGHVSVEDLQSLNRILQIARDQASE